One window of the Microvirga mediterraneensis genome contains the following:
- a CDS encoding dihydrodipicolinate synthase family protein: MSLSGTHSTRPYRGVFPVAPTIFHDDGTLDLEGQKRAIDFMIEAGSDGLCILANFSEQFLLTDEERETVTTTVLDHVAGRVPVIVTTSHFSTEICADRSRRAEAAGAAMVMIMPPFFGATLRVSEAGIYEFFRRVSDAIAIPIMIQDAPMAGTFMSAPFLARMAKEIANVSYFKIEVPGTAVKLRELIALGGDAIEGPWDGEEAITLMADLDAGATGAMTGGAYPDGIRQIIDPYMAGNKEEAAAAYERWLPLINYENRQGWLLAAKVLMKEGGVIRSEAVRHPLQPLHPEIRKGLLEVARRLDPMVLRWGR; encoded by the coding sequence ATGTCCTTGTCCGGCACTCATTCCACGCGTCCGTACCGCGGCGTCTTTCCGGTGGCTCCAACGATCTTCCATGACGATGGGACGCTCGATCTCGAAGGCCAGAAGCGCGCCATCGATTTCATGATCGAAGCGGGTTCGGACGGCCTGTGCATTCTCGCCAACTTCTCCGAGCAGTTCCTGCTGACCGACGAGGAGCGCGAGACCGTGACGACGACGGTGCTCGATCACGTCGCCGGACGGGTTCCGGTCATCGTCACCACCAGCCATTTCTCGACCGAGATCTGCGCCGACCGCTCCCGGCGGGCGGAAGCCGCGGGCGCCGCCATGGTCATGATCATGCCGCCCTTCTTCGGCGCGACGCTGCGCGTGTCGGAGGCCGGGATCTACGAGTTCTTCCGCAGGGTTTCGGATGCCATCGCCATCCCGATCATGATCCAGGACGCCCCGATGGCCGGCACCTTCATGTCGGCTCCCTTCCTGGCCCGCATGGCCAAGGAGATCGCCAATGTGTCCTACTTCAAGATCGAAGTGCCCGGCACGGCGGTGAAGCTGCGGGAACTGATCGCGCTGGGCGGCGATGCCATCGAAGGTCCCTGGGACGGCGAGGAGGCGATCACCCTCATGGCCGATCTCGATGCCGGCGCGACCGGCGCGATGACGGGTGGAGCCTATCCGGACGGCATCCGCCAGATCATCGATCCCTACATGGCCGGCAACAAGGAAGAGGCCGCCGCAGCCTACGAGCGCTGGCTTCCGCTGATCAACTACGAAAACCGGCAGGGCTGGCTGCTGGCCGCCAAGGTGCTGATGAAGGAAGGCGGCGTGATCCGGTCCGAGGCCGTGCGCCATCCGTTGCAGCCCCTGCACCCGGAGATCCGCAAAGGCCTGCTCGAGGTCGCCCGCCGGTTGGACCCGATGGTGCTGCGCTGGGGCCGCTGA
- a CDS encoding alpha-hydroxy acid oxidase, translated as MTETKTSRIDDRYATNEKYTTLRGIHRDAQRHLSEVEWNYLWCGTGDEVTLRDNTAAFDRHRFVTPLFAGISNPDTRTNVLGLDLSFPAFIAPFGGEAAFHPGGHVAIGRAAEAVGIQQMVPVAASFPLEDIAAASSVASIFQMTFVGDEDAAVGLMERAKVAGYKYICVTYSPIRQWRERMMEDRFSIRGESGSANFGPGRSDPASLVELLEFTQPRWTWQQAARVIARAPLPCIVKGVTSVKDAHAALDAGAVGLYVSNYGGRTVDRTPAALDVLPSIRKSVGRDVPIIFDSGIRRGSDIATALALGADAVALGRLIALGLAADGEHGVRRTLELLQREFWTTLGHLGCSRVQDLSEAVLYRPELDTGR; from the coding sequence ATGACCGAGACGAAGACCAGCCGGATCGACGATCGCTACGCGACCAACGAGAAATACACCACGTTGCGTGGGATCCACCGCGATGCCCAGAGGCATCTCTCGGAAGTCGAGTGGAATTATCTCTGGTGCGGCACCGGCGACGAGGTCACTCTCAGGGACAATACGGCAGCGTTCGACCGCCATCGGTTTGTCACTCCGCTTTTCGCGGGGATCAGCAACCCCGATACACGAACCAATGTTCTGGGGCTCGATCTGAGCTTTCCCGCCTTCATCGCTCCGTTCGGCGGCGAGGCCGCATTCCATCCCGGCGGACACGTTGCCATCGGGCGTGCGGCCGAAGCAGTCGGCATTCAGCAGATGGTTCCGGTAGCCGCATCGTTCCCGCTCGAGGACATCGCGGCCGCTTCGTCCGTGGCATCGATCTTCCAGATGACGTTCGTCGGCGATGAGGATGCCGCCGTCGGTCTCATGGAGCGGGCCAAAGTCGCGGGCTACAAGTATATTTGCGTCACGTATTCGCCCATCAGGCAATGGCGGGAACGGATGATGGAGGACCGCTTCTCCATCCGGGGCGAGAGCGGCTCCGCCAATTTCGGGCCGGGACGGTCGGACCCGGCTTCTCTCGTCGAACTGCTGGAGTTCACGCAGCCGCGCTGGACCTGGCAGCAGGCCGCGCGCGTCATCGCCCGTGCGCCTCTTCCCTGCATCGTCAAAGGCGTCACAAGCGTCAAGGACGCCCATGCGGCGCTCGATGCCGGTGCCGTCGGGCTTTATGTTTCGAATTACGGCGGCCGCACGGTTGACCGCACGCCCGCAGCTCTGGACGTCCTGCCGTCCATCCGGAAGTCAGTGGGGCGAGATGTCCCGATCATCTTCGACTCGGGCATCCGGCGCGGCAGCGACATCGCTACGGCGCTTGCATTGGGCGCGGATGCGGTCGCGCTTGGCCGCCTCATTGCGCTTGGCCTGGCGGCCGATGGCGAGCACGGCGTCCGGCGGACCCTGGAACTCCTGCAGCGCGAGTTCTGGACGACGCTGGGCCATCTGGGCTGCTCCCGGGTCCAGGATCTGAGCGAGGCGGTTCTCTATCGACCCGAGTTGGATACAGGACGCTAG
- a CDS encoding RidA family protein, with amino-acid sequence MTDIIRHRKHKIMHGAVEHNGVLYFGGHAANDLSKGMADQTREVCAKLDTFLAELGSDKTKILAARIYLSDMSQKEEMNKAWLEWIPEDDLPSRATIGIASLGDPNRLIEVIITAAR; translated from the coding sequence ATGACCGACATCATCCGTCACCGGAAACACAAGATCATGCATGGCGCCGTGGAGCATAACGGCGTGCTTTATTTCGGTGGGCATGCAGCCAACGACCTGTCGAAGGGCATGGCGGATCAGACCCGGGAAGTCTGCGCAAAGCTCGACACGTTCCTCGCGGAGCTTGGTTCCGACAAGACGAAGATCCTCGCGGCCCGAATTTACCTCAGCGATATGTCGCAGAAGGAAGAGATGAACAAGGCGTGGCTCGAATGGATTCCGGAGGACGACCTCCCGTCGCGGGCAACGATCGGCATTGCGAGCCTCGGCGATCCCAATCGCCTGATCGAGGTGATCATCACCGCCGCGCGATAG
- a CDS encoding NAD(P)/FAD-dependent oxidoreductase has product MRVVVIGAGILGSSVAYHLAMSGIEVEVFDEVHQGKATLAGAGIVCPWATKVTDPEWYALYAAGARYYAKLVEGLTQRGETDLGYGRVGTLVVAEDRRELDAADQRIQSRIAHAPEAGDVRRVSAAEAKRLSPPLREDLDGIYIPGGSRVDGRLLAAAMTRAAVAAGAVLRHDHVSLELRDGRVHGIRSDGSPVEADEIVVTAGAWASQILRPLGLEHPVRPQRGQIVHLRLPGAETRSWPVLLPMTSHYMLAFDDSRVVIGATREDNTGFDYRVTASGQAEVLNAGLAIAPGLASGTIIETRIGFRPAGDGYKPILGRVAGIDGLVIGNGLGAAGLTIGPYAGRLLAQICMGETPDTDTAPYAPAAA; this is encoded by the coding sequence ATGCGTGTCGTCGTGATCGGCGCAGGGATTCTCGGATCCAGTGTCGCCTATCATCTTGCCATGAGCGGCATTGAAGTCGAGGTGTTCGACGAGGTTCATCAGGGCAAGGCGACCCTGGCCGGCGCGGGAATCGTTTGCCCCTGGGCCACCAAGGTCACCGATCCGGAATGGTACGCTCTCTATGCCGCCGGAGCGCGCTACTACGCAAAACTGGTCGAGGGCCTGACGCAGCGTGGCGAAACCGATCTCGGATACGGGCGCGTCGGCACGCTCGTCGTCGCCGAGGACCGGCGGGAACTGGATGCGGCGGATCAGAGAATCCAATCGCGCATCGCCCATGCACCCGAGGCGGGAGACGTGCGGCGCGTATCGGCCGCTGAAGCGAAGCGGCTGTCCCCGCCATTGCGGGAGGATCTCGACGGCATTTACATTCCCGGAGGCTCTCGCGTCGACGGCAGGCTTCTCGCCGCGGCCATGACCCGTGCGGCCGTCGCGGCGGGCGCCGTGCTTCGGCACGATCACGTGTCGCTCGAATTGCGGGACGGAAGAGTGCACGGCATCCGCAGCGACGGAAGCCCGGTCGAAGCGGACGAGATTGTCGTCACGGCGGGCGCCTGGGCCTCACAGATCCTGCGTCCTCTCGGATTGGAGCATCCTGTCCGTCCGCAAAGGGGCCAGATTGTCCACCTGCGCCTGCCGGGGGCGGAAACACGCTCTTGGCCCGTCCTGCTCCCTATGACCAGCCATTACATGCTGGCCTTCGACGATTCCCGTGTCGTGATCGGCGCAACGCGGGAGGACAATACCGGGTTCGATTATCGGGTCACGGCCAGCGGCCAGGCCGAGGTTCTCAATGCGGGCCTCGCGATTGCGCCCGGATTGGCCTCGGGCACCATCATCGAAACACGGATCGGCTTCCGGCCCGCAGGCGACGGCTACAAACCCATCCTTGGTCGCGTTGCGGGCATCGACGGCCTTGTCATCGGCAACGGCCTTGGGGCGGCCGGCCTCACCATCGGGCCCTATGCTGGCCGCCTGCTGGCCCAGATCTGCATGGGTGAGACGCCGGATACCGACACGGCTCCCTACGCTCCCGCCGCGGCGTGA
- a CDS encoding ABC transporter substrate-binding protein codes for MKSAISVGALAIMISAASPALSSSLVVCIEGSPETFNPQLTSNATTSIVTGQIYDQLVSVKAGGSELEPSLAESWSVSEDGKTYTFKLRQGVKWQSNKAFKPSRDFNADDVVFSFERMMKADHPYAKVNGGNYITFNTKLADVLTAVKKIDEHTVAFTLKEPLAPFIGILSHQSLIILSAEYADQLLKAGTPEQLDLQPIGTGPFQMQVYQTNAAVRFKAFHDTWGEKAKDPSRTPKVDDLIMPITVDAPVRLQRAQAGECHIANAPSPADREVIKASAKLNLAETPVASSGFLAFNFKEKPFQDKRVRQALAHAINMKGLVDNVFEGTGAVTGALIPASLWGHNADLKGHAYDIEKAKALLAEAGYSNGFETQIWALPVTRPYMPNGRRAAELIQADWAKIGVKAEIVTYEWGEYVKRARMGESKTAMFGGIWDFPDPSQIPNNYFTCNSQGKPSPSNIGSWCNPTFIDLIARAGQITDQKQRTDLYKQAQVVFNDEVPAILFGSSSALLAVNKSVSGFVPAVFGTSRFSGVTVP; via the coding sequence ATGAAATCAGCAATTTCGGTAGGTGCGTTGGCGATCATGATATCCGCCGCGTCGCCTGCTTTGAGCAGCAGTCTCGTCGTCTGCATCGAAGGAAGCCCGGAGACCTTCAATCCGCAATTGACCAGCAATGCGACCACGAGCATCGTGACCGGCCAGATCTACGATCAACTCGTCTCGGTCAAGGCCGGCGGTTCGGAGCTCGAGCCGAGCCTCGCCGAAAGCTGGTCCGTTTCGGAGGACGGCAAGACCTATACGTTCAAGCTGCGGCAAGGCGTGAAGTGGCAGTCCAACAAGGCGTTCAAACCGTCCCGTGACTTCAACGCGGACGATGTGGTCTTCAGCTTCGAACGCATGATGAAGGCCGACCATCCCTACGCCAAGGTCAATGGCGGGAACTACATCACCTTCAACACCAAGCTCGCGGATGTCCTGACGGCGGTGAAGAAGATCGACGAGCACACGGTCGCGTTCACGCTGAAGGAACCGTTGGCGCCCTTCATCGGGATCCTGTCCCACCAGTCACTGATTATCCTCTCCGCCGAATATGCCGATCAACTGCTCAAGGCCGGAACGCCTGAGCAGCTCGACCTGCAGCCGATCGGAACGGGCCCGTTCCAGATGCAGGTGTATCAGACCAATGCGGCCGTGCGGTTCAAGGCCTTCCACGATACCTGGGGCGAGAAGGCGAAGGATCCGTCGCGGACGCCGAAGGTCGACGATCTCATCATGCCGATCACGGTGGACGCGCCGGTCCGGCTGCAGCGCGCGCAGGCGGGAGAATGCCACATCGCCAACGCGCCGAGCCCGGCCGACCGGGAGGTGATCAAGGCCAGTGCCAAGCTCAACCTTGCTGAAACGCCCGTGGCATCCTCCGGCTTCCTCGCCTTTAACTTCAAGGAGAAGCCCTTCCAGGATAAGCGCGTCCGGCAGGCGCTTGCCCATGCCATCAACATGAAGGGCCTCGTCGACAACGTCTTCGAGGGCACGGGCGCGGTGACGGGGGCTCTCATCCCGGCCTCGCTCTGGGGGCACAATGCCGACCTGAAGGGACATGCATACGATATCGAGAAGGCCAAGGCGCTGCTGGCCGAGGCCGGATATTCGAATGGCTTCGAAACGCAGATCTGGGCGCTTCCGGTCACACGTCCGTACATGCCGAACGGCCGCCGCGCCGCGGAATTGATCCAGGCGGATTGGGCCAAGATCGGCGTCAAGGCGGAAATCGTGACCTACGAATGGGGCGAGTACGTCAAGCGCGCGCGCATGGGCGAGTCGAAGACCGCGATGTTCGGCGGCATCTGGGACTTTCCGGATCCGAGCCAGATCCCGAACAACTACTTCACCTGTAATTCGCAGGGTAAACCGAGCCCGTCGAATATTGGGTCATGGTGCAACCCGACCTTCATCGATCTGATCGCGCGCGCCGGTCAGATCACCGATCAGAAGCAGCGGACCGACCTCTACAAGCAGGCGCAGGTCGTGTTCAACGACGAGGTTCCGGCGATCCTGTTCGGCAGCTCGTCGGCGCTGCTCGCCGTCAACAAGTCGGTTTCGGGTTTCGTCCCGGCCGTGTTCGGAACCAGCCGCTTCTCGGGCGTCACGGTGCCGTAG
- a CDS encoding LysR substrate-binding domain-containing protein: MNIRQIEAFHAFMETGSVTHAGERLGISQPAVSKLLKGFGESCGFKLFMRSNGRLVPTLEARLVAAEVEKLIAGTERIERVAAAVRNREWGQVTIAALPALASRYLPRALSPFLAEQRDLRLTLQSRASPRIAELVMAQQVDIGLSILPFDHPDVTAEAVIRFDLMCFLPAQHPLAEKSTIGVEDLRNESFISLERDDCSLMTIDRAFQMRGVQKRNRIEVPMSETACSFVANGIGVSILPPFVGMDYPPDQLVRRPLLPKTSMDIWLLTSSRRPLSLAAQQLTEFIHTALASFQQPSPASSPEQ, from the coding sequence ATGAACATCAGACAGATAGAAGCGTTTCACGCGTTCATGGAAACCGGTTCGGTGACGCATGCGGGCGAGAGGCTCGGCATCTCGCAGCCTGCGGTCAGCAAACTGCTGAAGGGCTTCGGTGAGAGCTGCGGCTTCAAGCTCTTCATGCGCAGCAACGGCCGGCTGGTTCCGACCCTCGAGGCCCGTCTCGTAGCCGCCGAGGTGGAGAAACTCATCGCCGGCACCGAACGCATCGAGCGCGTGGCGGCAGCCGTGCGAAACCGAGAGTGGGGACAGGTCACGATCGCGGCGCTTCCGGCGTTGGCGTCGCGCTATCTGCCGCGAGCCCTTTCTCCTTTTCTGGCCGAGCAGCGCGACCTGCGCCTGACGCTTCAAAGCAGGGCCTCGCCGCGCATCGCGGAGCTTGTCATGGCGCAACAGGTGGATATCGGCCTCAGCATCCTGCCGTTCGACCACCCGGACGTGACAGCCGAGGCGGTGATCCGCTTCGACCTGATGTGCTTCCTGCCGGCGCAACATCCGTTGGCCGAGAAGTCCACCATCGGCGTGGAAGATTTGCGAAACGAGTCATTCATCTCTCTCGAACGGGACGATTGCTCCTTGATGACGATTGATCGGGCATTTCAGATGCGCGGCGTGCAGAAGCGAAATCGGATCGAGGTTCCCATGTCCGAGACCGCTTGCAGTTTTGTCGCGAATGGCATCGGGGTCTCCATTCTTCCACCCTTCGTCGGAATGGATTATCCGCCCGACCAGCTGGTCCGCCGTCCGCTCCTGCCGAAGACCTCGATGGATATCTGGCTTCTGACATCCAGTCGCCGTCCTCTATCTCTCGCGGCGCAGCAATTGACCGAGTTCATTCACACGGCCCTGGCGTCCTTTCAGCAGCCCTCACCCGCCTCATCGCCAGAGCAATGA
- a CDS encoding HpcH/HpaI aldolase family protein, producing the protein MDLQRNVFKAALKNRQLQIGLWSSLCSNIVAEIIAHSGFDWILLDMEHSPNEVPGILSQLQALAGGTATPVVRPAWNDPVLIKRLLDIGAPAVLIPFVQNAREAEQAVAACRYPPAGIRGITSVGRPSGYGRLPAYLKQADRETCVLVQIETSAALRELEAIASVDGVDGVFIGPADLSASLGHIGNPQHPEVQAAIQDAVRRLQTVGKPGGILAPREADARRYIEWGYEFVAVGSDLGLLVKGADDLATSFKPVSSE; encoded by the coding sequence ATGGACCTTCAGCGCAATGTTTTCAAAGCCGCTCTCAAGAACAGGCAGTTGCAGATCGGACTCTGGAGCAGCCTTTGCAGCAATATCGTGGCGGAGATCATTGCTCATAGCGGCTTCGATTGGATCCTGCTCGACATGGAGCATTCCCCCAACGAAGTCCCGGGAATCCTGAGTCAACTCCAGGCCCTTGCAGGCGGCACCGCCACTCCCGTCGTGCGTCCGGCCTGGAACGATCCTGTTCTCATCAAACGCCTCCTCGATATCGGCGCGCCGGCTGTTCTGATTCCCTTCGTGCAGAACGCGCGGGAAGCAGAGCAGGCGGTTGCCGCCTGTCGTTATCCTCCGGCAGGCATTCGCGGGATCACGTCGGTGGGCCGCCCCAGCGGCTATGGACGCTTGCCCGCTTATCTCAAGCAAGCGGACCGGGAAACCTGCGTCCTGGTGCAGATCGAGACGTCGGCGGCGTTGAGAGAGCTGGAGGCCATCGCAAGCGTTGACGGAGTTGATGGCGTGTTCATCGGCCCCGCCGATCTGTCAGCATCTCTGGGGCATATCGGCAACCCGCAGCATCCTGAGGTTCAGGCTGCCATTCAAGATGCCGTGCGACGGCTCCAGACCGTGGGAAAGCCTGGAGGCATCCTTGCACCGCGTGAGGCGGATGCACGCCGCTACATCGAGTGGGGTTATGAGTTCGTTGCCGTCGGATCCGACCTGGGACTTCTCGTGAAAGGCGCTGATGATCTGGCGACCAGCTTCAAGCCTGTCTCTTCGGAATAA